In a genomic window of Helianthus annuus cultivar XRQ/B chromosome 10, HanXRQr2.0-SUNRISE, whole genome shotgun sequence:
- the LOC110882418 gene encoding AT-hook motif nuclear-localized protein 4-like, translated as MLLSQQYRERKFTKYSELISCLLVAEQNNKLLLQNHQARPVGASPLPEANAANYQSGRGRGGGRGRGRGRGRGRGRGRSNTWRRESQNSKSSGGESSRQNTGRPPRGRTGGSQNNICYKCGMSNHWSRTCRTLKHLVEAYQQMMKEPGKNVETNLIENAPNLSSPTPLSDTHLDASDFIEN; from the coding sequence ATGCTCCTGTCGCAGCAATACAGGGAACGTAAATTTACAAAATATTCTGAATTAATATCATGTTTGTTGGTCGCGGAGCAAAACAACAAGCTCCTACTACAAAATCATCAAGCGCGACCCGTCGGTGCAAGCCCATTGCCAGAAGCAAATGCGGCAAATTATCAAAGCGGACGTGGGAGAGGTGGCGGTCGCGGTCGTGGCCGCGGCCGCGGTCGTGGCCGTGGCCGTGGACGGAGCAATACATGGCGACGAGAATCTCAAAATTCTAAATCTAGTGGTGGCGAATCGAGCCGACAAAATACGGGACGACCTCCTAGAGGGAGAACTGGTGGAAGCCAAAACAATATATGTTATAAATGTGGAATGTCAAATCATTGGTCCCGCACATGTCGCACCCTCAAACATCTCGTTGAAGCTTATCAACAGATGATGAAAGAACCAGGGAAAAATGTTGAGACAAATCTGATTGAGAATGCACCTAATCTGTCATCTCCTACTCCACTATCAGACACTCATTTAGACGCATCTGACTTCATTGAAAATTAG
- the LOC110882419 gene encoding uncharacterized protein LOC110882419 gives MSNLSKLEFVALDISGNNYLPWTLDANIHLTANNLGATINDENQTSAQDKAKAMIFLRHHLHEDLKREYVTVEDPLELWKNIKERFDHEKVLLPKARYEWLHLRLQDYKSVSEYNSTLFRITSELKLCGEKKNRRRHA, from the coding sequence ATGTCGAACTTATCAAAACTCGAATTCGTCGCACTTGACATCTCGGGAAATAACTACCTTCCATGGACTCTTGATGCAAACATTCATCTGACAGCAAATAATCTAGGGGCGACAATTAATGATGAGAATCAAACCTCCGCTCAAGATAAGGCTAAGGCCATGATATTCCTTCGTCACCATCTTCACGAAGACTTGAAGAGGGAGTATGTTACTGTTGAGGACCCTCTCGAGTTGTGGAAAAATATCAAAGAAAGATTTGACCACGAGAAGGTCTTGCTCCCTAAAGCTCGCTATGAATGGCTTCATTTGAGGCTACAAGATTATAAAAGTGTTAGCGAGTACAACTCTACCCTTTTCCGCATCACCTCTGAGCTTAAATTATGTGGTGAAAAAAAGAACCGACGAAGACATGCTTGA